In the genome of Notamacropus eugenii isolate mMacEug1 chromosome 5, mMacEug1.pri_v2, whole genome shotgun sequence, one region contains:
- the LOC140507513 gene encoding vomeronasal type-1 receptor 1-like, giving the protein MISKDIALGLFFLFQTGLGVLGNSFLLGLYTITFFTGPRLRPIDLLLTHLAFVNDLVLLSKGIPHTMSTLGLTNFLDDVGCKLIFYFHKVARDLSLCTTCLLSSFQAITLSPRNSWWAKLKVISPKCIVSLFLLCWAFNLLKNIMILAIIKGPLGNKNITDGQDYIYCFAPFPPPLNIAIHLLTVFLPDLLCIGLMLRTSGHMVFFLHRHHKRVQYIHGNNLTHSVSPETRATQTILLLVFLFVSFYSLNCILILCIPSGQSSWFFHISAFLAACFPACSSFVLIVSDSHVYKNFLTLWEKMIQF; this is encoded by the coding sequence atgatttcTAAGGACATAGCACTggggctcttttttctttttcagactgGACTGGGGGTCCTGGGGAACTCCTTCCTCTTGGGTCTCTATACCATCACCTTCTTCACTGGTCCCAGGCTGAGGCCCATTGACTTGCTTCTCACCCATCTGGCCTTTGTGAATGACTTGGTGCTTCTCTCCAAAGGGATTCCTCACACAATGTCTACTTTGGGACTCACCAATTTTTTGGATGATGTGGGATGTAAACTTATCTTTTACTTTCACAAAGTGGCCCGCGATCTTTCCCTCTGTACTACCTGCCTCCTGAGTAGCTTCCAAGCCATCACGTTAAGCCCTAGAAACTCCTGGTGGGCAAAACTTAAAGTTATATCCCCAAAGTGTATTGTCTCATTGTTTCTCTTGTGTTGGGCCTTCAATCTATTGAAAAATATCATGATTCTTGCAATTATAAAAGGTCCACTGGGAAACAAAAATATCACTGATGGACAAGATTACATTTATTGTTTTGCCCCCTTTCCACCTCCACTTAATATTGCCATACATCTTCTCACAGTCTTCCTTCCTGACTTATTGTGTATAGGACTCATGTTGAGAACTAGTGGACATATGGTCTTTTTCTTGCATAGACACCATAAAAGAGTGCAGTACATTCATGGTAACAATCTCACCCATAGTGTTTCCCCAGAGACCAGAGCCACCCAAACAATCCTGTTGCTCGTTTTCCTGTTTGTCTCCTTTTACTCTCTGAATTGTATCTTAATATTGTGTATTCCCAGTGGACAATCTTCCTGGTTCTTTCACATCTCTGCCTTCCTGGCTGCCTGCTTCCCAGCTTGTAGCTCTTTTGTTCTAATAGTCAGTGACTCCCATGTCTATAAAAATTTCTTGACACTCTGGGAAAAGATGATACAATTCTGA